From the genome of Paracidovorax avenae:
TCGGCCGCAGCTTCGGCGTGAAGCTCTGGCCCACCCTGGTATTCCTGCGCGACGGCAAGGAAATCGACCGGGTGGTCCGCCCGCAGGACGCGACGGCGCTGCATCCGGGGATGCAGGCCATCGCCCATGCGCCGGCCATCAGCATCGGCCCGGCCTGAAGCGCGGGTGCCGGACGCCCTGCGGCCCTAGCCGCGGCCCAGGGCCTTGTCCACGCCCTTGTTGGCGAGGGCGTCGGCGCGCTCATTGCCGGGATCGCCCGCATGGCCCTTCACCCACTTCCAGTCGATCACGTGGCCGCCGCCGGCTACCAGGTCGTCGAGCCGCTTCCACAGCTCCACGTTCTTCACCGGCTGGCCGGATGCCGTGCGCCAGCCCTTTTTCTTCCACCCTTGGATCCACTCCGTGATGCCCTTGCGCACGTACTGGCTGTCGAGATAGAGCGTGACCTCGCACGGACGCTTGAGCGCGCCCAGGGCCTCGATCACGGCCAGCAGTTCCATGCGGTTGTTGGTGGTGCCCAGTTCTCCCCCGAACAATTCCTTTTCCAGCGCGCCCGAACGCAACACCACCCCCCAGCCGCCGGGACCCGGATTGCCCTTGCAGGCCCCGTCGGTATAGATCACAACCTGATTCAAAACTCGCTCGCTTCCTTTGTCGTCATTCATAACTTCCGCTTCTTCATCGGCCATCGCGCCGACGCGGCACGCCGCCCGGCACAGGTCCGGCGCGCTGCGCCACGGGCATCGTGGCGGCACGCGCCTGCGGGGCCTGGCCGGTGCGCCAGGACGGCTCCAGCAGGCGCATGCCATGCACGCGCTTGACAGCCACCACCATGTAGGCGGCCCCGAGTATCGGCCACCAGCGCGCCCCCACCGCATCCAGCCACTCGTACCGGTCGAGCCAGCGCGCGCTGCGCACCGCGGGACGGTAGGCGCCGAAGCTGATGGTCTCGATCTCGAAGTTCAGCAGCCGCAGCCAGTCGCGCAGCCGCCAGTGCCCGATGAACTCGCCCACGTCGGGCAGGTAGAGCTGCCCCCCGGCCCCCAGGCGCTGGTACAGCCGCACGCGGCGCTGGCGCAGGCCCCAGAGGCTCACGGGATTGAGCCCGCTCACCACCAGCCGCCCTTCCGGCATCAGCACCCGGTGCACTTCGCGCAGCGCGGCATGCGGATCCACGCTGAGTTCCAGCGCGTGCGGCAGCAGCACCAGGTCGAGGCTGTTCTCGGGAAACGGCAGTGCCACCGGGTCGGCCAGCAGCGCCGCGCGCACGGGGCCGTCCGCCGGTCCGGGTTCGGACTCTGCCGGTGGCGGCCACAGCAGCGCCTCGGCGGCGCCGAGCGCCAGCCAGCGGTGCGGCATGCGGTTCGCGCGCAGCCCCTGCAGGCCGGGCATGCCGAGCTGCAGCGCATGGAAGCCGAACACGTCGGCCACCATCTCGTCGTAGCGCTCCTGCTCCCACGCCAGCAGGTAGCGGCCGGGCGGTGAGTCGAACCAATGGTGCAAACCTATAATTTCGTCGCTCATGAACTTGCTGCCGCTGCCCGCTTTCACCGACAACTACATCTGGATGCTGCACGACGGCCGCTCGGCCGCCGTGGTCGATCCAGGGGAGGCCGGCCCGGTGCTGCAGGCCCTGCAGCACCATGGCCTGGCACTGCAGGCGATTCTAGTCACGCACCACCACGGCGATCATGTCGGCGGCGTGGCGGCGCTGCGCGAGGCCACCGGCGCGCCGGTGTACGGCCCGGCGCGCGAGTCCATTCCCCAGCCGGCGCAGCCGCTGGCCGATGGCGACACGCTGCAGGTGCTGGGCCTGCGCCTGTCCGTGATCGACGTGCCCGGCCACACCGCGGGGCACATCGCCTACTATGCCGCGGACGCCGCAGGCGGCCCGCTGCTCTTCTGCGGCGACACGCTGTTCTCGGGCGGCTGCGGCCGGCTCTTCGAGGGCACGCCCGCCCAGATGCAGCATTCGCTCGACCGGCTCGGCGCGCTGCCGCCGCAGACGCGGGTGTGCTGCGCCCACGAATACACACTTTCGAACCTCGCTTTCGCGCGGGCCGTGGAACCCGGCAACGCGGCGCTGCTCCAGTACAGCCATGACTGCGAGGCACTCCGCGCCGCGGGACAGCCCACCCTGCCCTCGCGGCTCGGCATGGAGCATGCCGTCAACCCCTTCCTGCGGACGCGGGAGCCCGGCGTGGCCCGTGCGGCGCAGGCCTTCGCACCGCGCACCGACACCGGCGACCCGGCCTCGGTGCTGGCGGCGCTGCGCCAGTGGAAAAACGAATTCCGACCGACCTGACCCCATGAAACTCCTGCACATCCTGGGCCTCGCGAGCGTGCTCTGGCTCACCGGCTGCGCGGCGCCCGGCACCCCCGGCAAGGACGCCCCTGCCACCCCCTCCAGCACGGGCGGCACCGCGGCCACCCCGCCCACGGCCGGCTCCCCTCCGCTGCGCCCCATCACCGCCGCGGACGCCAGCCACTTCGGCGTGACCTCGCTGGCCGCGCCCACCGACCTGTGGGACCGCATCCGCCGCGGCTTCGCCATGCCCGATCTCGACCAGGACCTGGTGCGCGACCGCGAGCTCTGGTATGCGACGCGTCCCGACTACATGCAGCGCATGACCGAGCGCTCCAGCAAGTACCTCTTCCACATCGTGGAGGAACTCGAACTGCGCGGCATGCCCACCGAACTGGCGCTGCTGCCCTATATCGAGAGCGCCTTCAATCCCATGGCCGTGTCCAGTGCCAAGGCGGTGGGCATGTGGCAGTTCATGCCCGCCACGGGCAGCGACTACCAGCTCAAGCAGAACGCCTTCCGCGACGACCGGCGCGACGTGCTCGCGTCCACCCGCGCGGCGCTGGACTACCTGCAGCGGCTCTACGGCATGTTCGGCGACTGGCACCTGGCCCTGGCCGCCTACAACTGGGGCGAAGGCAATGTGAGCCGCGCCATCGCCCGCAACCAGAAGATGGGCCTGGGCACCAGCTACACCGAGCTGAACATGCCGGCGGAAACCCGCATGTACGTGCCCAAGCTGCAGGCGGTGAAGAACATCGTCGCGCACCCCGAGCGGTTCAACACCGAGCTGCCGCTGATCGAGAACCACCCCTACTTCCAGACGGTGGACATCACCCGCGACATCGACGTCTCGCTGGTGGCCAGCTTGGCGGGCGTGCGCGAGCAGGACTTCCGCGAACTCAATCCTTCGCTGCACAAGCCCATCATCCTCGCGGCCGGCATGCCGCAGATCCTGCTGCCCTGGGACAACGCGCAGGTCTTCCGCAAGAACCTGGAGGCCTACACCGAGGGCCAGTACGCGAGCTGGACGGTCTGGAGCGTGCCGACCACGATGAGCGTGTCGGCGGCAGCACAGCGCGTCGGCATGAGCGAGGCCGACCTGCGCAACGTGAACAAGATCCCGCCGCGCATGCTCATCAAGGCCGGATCGGCCCTGATGGTGCCCCGCGGCAACGCGACGCAGGCGGACGTGCCCGGACAGCTGGCGGACAACGGCCAGGTCGCCTTCACCCCCGAGATCGTCACCCGCCGCACCACGGTGCGCGCCGGCAAGCGCGATTCGGTGGCCACGATCGCCCGGCGCTACAAGGTGACCACCGCGGACGTCGCGACCTGGAACGACGTGAAGTCCACGGCCTCCTTCAAGGCCGGCGAGGCGGTGGTGGTGTATCTGCCGGTGCGCATGACCTCCGGCGCCTCGGCCAGCAGCGGCAGCCGGAGCAGCCGGCAATCGGCCGCGCCGTCGAAGGGGAGCGCGAAGAAGGCATCGGCGCCCGCGCCCTCCCGCAAGGGCGGGACCCCGTCGCGCGTGAAGAAGCGCTGACGAAGTGCGCTGGCGGAGCGCCGCCCGCGCCCGTCAGATCCTCAGGTTGTGCATGCCCACCAGCCCGAGCACGCCGATGAGGATGAGGTAAAGCGCCACGATGAAGTTGAGCAGGCGCGGCATCACCAGGATGAGGATGCCGGCGATGAGCGCCACGAGCGGGCCGATGCTGAGGTTCAGTGTCATGGGAGAAGTTTCCTCGGGAAACAGGATGGAAGGCTGCATGCAGGCGTCCGCGGTGCGGCCGGCCGGTGCCCGGATGCCGATTGCCGGGCAGTGGCCGGAATCTAACGCCGAGCCGTGGCGCCGCGGTGTCGGACCATGGCGCCACTTGGAGCCCTGCCGGCGTTCTCAGGCGTTGAACTTCGCCTTGGCTTTGCGTGCGTATTCATTGGTGTAGGTGCGTCCCAGATCCACCTTCGAGGCAGCCCATTCCGGCCGCAGCCGGGCCAGCGCGCGCAGGGCCGTGGCGGGGCCGTCGTCGGGCATCATGCCGTCGGGCGAGAAGGTGTCGCGCACCTTGTGGAACGCCGCCATGTAGGCGCCGCGGTCGCCGAGCAGGTCGTCCTGCGGCACCACGCGCATGAGGTCCGTGGCACTGGCCGTCTGCAGCCACTTGAGCGCATGCACCATGGCATGCACGAGCGCCTGCGACACGGCGGCATGCTGCTGCACGAACGCCCGGGGCGCATACAGGCTGGACGCCGGCATGGTGCCGCCGAAGAGCTCCTGCGACGCCTTGAGGGTGCGCGTGTCGCACAGCAGCCGCACTTCACCGTGCTGCTCGAGCACGCTCACCACGGGGTCGGCATGGCACAGCGCATGGATGCGGCCCTGGCGCAACGCGGCCAGTGCACCACGGCCGGAGGCGCCCACGCCGACGAAGGAAATCCCCTCCAGCGATGCACCGTTCTGCGACAGCGCCAGCTGCGCCAGCATGTGCGTGGACGAGCCCGGCGCCGTCACGCCCACCCGCAGGCCCTTGAAGCTCTGCACGCTGCGCACGGGCCAGTTGCGCGCGGAAGCGGCGAACGCCAATTGCGGTGCCCGGCCCTGCAGCACCAGGGCGCAGTAGTCCTGCCCCTGCAATTGCCGGCGCAGCGTATGGTCGTAGCCCCCGCAGCAGACATCCGCCGCGCCCTGCTCCACGGCCTGCAGCGCGAGTGCCCCACCGGCGTAGTCCTGGATCGTCACGTCCAGTCCTTCGGCACGGAAGAAGCCCAGCTGCCACGCCACGGTGAGGGGCAGGTAGTACAGCAGGCCCGCCCCGCCCACGGCCACCCGCACCCGCCCCTGCGATGCCGCGCTGAATGGCGGTACCAGCGCGTGCGCGCCGGCACCTGCCAGGCCGGCCAGCGGCAGGGACAGGGCCATGGCGCCCAGGCGGCGGCGGCTGAAGGACGACGGGATCATGGAACGAGGCGTGATTTATGCTGCACTGCAGCAATCGTGCCCGAAAAGCCTCCCGCCGGCACCGGGGAAAATCCCTGTGAACCGCAAGGAAAAGCAGGGAACCGAAGCCGTACCGGCTTCGCCGCACGGCCATTGCCGCGCGGCGGGCTGCAGGCCCGTCAGCGGTAGCCGAGGAAAAAGATGGCCGCGTTGACCGCGAAGGCGCCCAGCCAGACGGCGCTGCGGATGGTGGGCATGTCGGAGACGTACATCAGCACGTAGAACATCCGCAGCATCACGAAGGCCAGCGCCAGCAGGTCCAGCAGGGTCTGCGCGGCACCCAGCTGGTGCGCGACG
Proteins encoded in this window:
- the rnhA gene encoding ribonuclease HI; the protein is MNQVVIYTDGACKGNPGPGGWGVVLRSGALEKELFGGELGTTNNRMELLAVIEALGALKRPCEVTLYLDSQYVRKGITEWIQGWKKKGWRTASGQPVKNVELWKRLDDLVAGGGHVIDWKWVKGHAGDPGNERADALANKGVDKALGRG
- a CDS encoding class I SAM-dependent methyltransferase yields the protein MSDEIIGLHHWFDSPPGRYLLAWEQERYDEMVADVFGFHALQLGMPGLQGLRANRMPHRWLALGAAEALLWPPPAESEPGPADGPVRAALLADPVALPFPENSLDLVLLPHALELSVDPHAALREVHRVLMPEGRLVVSGLNPVSLWGLRQRRVRLYQRLGAGGQLYLPDVGEFIGHWRLRDWLRLLNFEIETISFGAYRPAVRSARWLDRYEWLDAVGARWWPILGAAYMVVAVKRVHGMRLLEPSWRTGQAPQARAATMPVAQRAGPVPGGVPRRRDGR
- the gloB gene encoding hydroxyacylglutathione hydrolase; translation: MNLLPLPAFTDNYIWMLHDGRSAAVVDPGEAGPVLQALQHHGLALQAILVTHHHGDHVGGVAALREATGAPVYGPARESIPQPAQPLADGDTLQVLGLRLSVIDVPGHTAGHIAYYAADAAGGPLLFCGDTLFSGGCGRLFEGTPAQMQHSLDRLGALPPQTRVCCAHEYTLSNLAFARAVEPGNAALLQYSHDCEALRAAGQPTLPSRLGMEHAVNPFLRTREPGVARAAQAFAPRTDTGDPASVLAALRQWKNEFRPT
- a CDS encoding transglycosylase SLT domain-containing protein codes for the protein MKLLHILGLASVLWLTGCAAPGTPGKDAPATPSSTGGTAATPPTAGSPPLRPITAADASHFGVTSLAAPTDLWDRIRRGFAMPDLDQDLVRDRELWYATRPDYMQRMTERSSKYLFHIVEELELRGMPTELALLPYIESAFNPMAVSSAKAVGMWQFMPATGSDYQLKQNAFRDDRRDVLASTRAALDYLQRLYGMFGDWHLALAAYNWGEGNVSRAIARNQKMGLGTSYTELNMPAETRMYVPKLQAVKNIVAHPERFNTELPLIENHPYFQTVDITRDIDVSLVASLAGVREQDFRELNPSLHKPIILAAGMPQILLPWDNAQVFRKNLEAYTEGQYASWTVWSVPTTMSVSAAAQRVGMSEADLRNVNKIPPRMLIKAGSALMVPRGNATQADVPGQLADNGQVAFTPEIVTRRTTVRAGKRDSVATIARRYKVTTADVATWNDVKSTASFKAGEAVVVYLPVRMTSGASASSGSRSSRQSAAPSKGSAKKASAPAPSRKGGTPSRVKKR
- a CDS encoding DUF3096 domain-containing protein produces the protein MTLNLSIGPLVALIAGILILVMPRLLNFIVALYLILIGVLGLVGMHNLRI
- a CDS encoding ABC transporter substrate-binding protein, with the translated sequence MIPSSFSRRRLGAMALSLPLAGLAGAGAHALVPPFSAASQGRVRVAVGGAGLLYYLPLTVAWQLGFFRAEGLDVTIQDYAGGALALQAVEQGAADVCCGGYDHTLRRQLQGQDYCALVLQGRAPQLAFAASARNWPVRSVQSFKGLRVGVTAPGSSTHMLAQLALSQNGASLEGISFVGVGASGRGALAALRQGRIHALCHADPVVSVLEQHGEVRLLCDTRTLKASQELFGGTMPASSLYAPRAFVQQHAAVSQALVHAMVHALKWLQTASATDLMRVVPQDDLLGDRGAYMAAFHKVRDTFSPDGMMPDDGPATALRALARLRPEWAASKVDLGRTYTNEYARKAKAKFNA